Proteins encoded within one genomic window of Halobacteroides halobius DSM 5150:
- a CDS encoding single-stranded DNA-binding protein, producing MLNKVILIGRLTDDPELRYTPSGTAVCNFTLAVERNFRNQNGEYDTDFIDIVVWRKQAENCANYLSKGRLAAAEGRLQIRSYENNEGQRRRVTEIVANSVQFLEYSNNNNNNNNQNNNQGQSSAEEDIDVPF from the coding sequence TTGCTAAATAAAGTTATATTAATTGGTAGGTTAACTGATGACCCTGAATTGCGATATACTCCAAGTGGAACGGCTGTATGTAATTTTACATTAGCTGTTGAACGTAACTTTAGAAATCAAAATGGAGAATATGACACCGACTTTATTGATATTGTTGTTTGGAGAAAGCAGGCAGAAAACTGTGCTAACTACTTATCTAAAGGTCGTTTAGCGGCGGCAGAAGGTAGATTGCAGATTAGGTCTTATGAGAATAATGAAGGGCAACGGCGTAGAGTAACTGAAATTGTTGCAAATAGTGTGCAGTTTTTAGAGTATTCAAATAACAACAACAATAATAATAATCAAAACAACAATCAAGGACAATCTAGTGCGGAAGAAGATATAGATGTTCCGTTTTAG
- the rpsF gene encoding 30S ribosomal protein S6, with product MRKYETMFILNSDLEEEATESLVEKLTGVIADNDGELVDVDEWGTKELAYEINDQKAGYYTVVNFEGTPATVNELKRNYKINDNVMRYIVLRDE from the coding sequence ATGAGAAAATATGAAACTATGTTTATTCTTAATTCTGATTTAGAAGAAGAAGCTACTGAATCATTAGTAGAGAAGTTAACTGGTGTAATTGCTGATAATGATGGTGAATTAGTTGATGTAGATGAATGGGGTACAAAAGAGTTAGCTTATGAGATTAATGACCAAAAAGCTGGTTATTATACAGTAGTTAATTTTGAGGGAACTCCGGCAACTGTTAATGAATTAAAGAGAAATTATAAAATTAATGATAATGTTATGAGATATATTGTCTTAAGAGATGAATAA
- the ychF gene encoding redox-regulated ATPase YchF, whose amino-acid sequence MGMKCGIVGLPNVGKSTLFNAITEAGADSENYPFCTIDPNVGIVDVPDKRLDNLTEIIDPQETIPTAIEFVDIAGLVKGASKGEGLGNKFLGNIREVDAIVHVVRCFQNDDITHVEGSVDPLRDIEIIEMELILADLESVTNKKEKTEKMLKTGDKMYKEQFEVLEKVEAVLEEGNPARMLDLSDKEKKLIKDLNLLTLKPVLYAANVGEDDITKDSIPLVEKIENKAAQEDAEVVTVSAGVEAEIAELEGAEKELFLEELGIEESGLDKLIKAGYKLLGLITFFTAGEKEVRAWTVNKGATAPEAAGVIHSDMERGFIRAEVISYEELVAVGSFASARNAGTLRLEGKDYIIKDGDVCYFKFNV is encoded by the coding sequence ATGGGTATGAAATGTGGAATTGTAGGACTACCTAATGTAGGTAAATCTACTTTATTTAATGCAATTACTGAAGCAGGAGCCGATTCAGAGAATTATCCTTTCTGTACAATTGATCCTAATGTGGGAATTGTAGATGTTCCAGATAAAAGACTTGATAATTTAACAGAAATAATTGATCCTCAAGAGACAATACCTACAGCAATTGAATTTGTTGATATTGCTGGTTTGGTAAAGGGGGCTAGTAAAGGAGAAGGTTTAGGAAATAAATTTTTAGGTAATATTAGGGAAGTAGATGCTATTGTTCATGTTGTACGTTGCTTTCAAAATGATGATATCACTCATGTAGAAGGAAGTGTTGATCCTTTACGTGATATAGAGATTATAGAAATGGAGCTAATCTTAGCTGATTTAGAGAGTGTGACTAATAAAAAAGAAAAGACTGAAAAAATGTTAAAGACAGGCGATAAAATGTATAAGGAACAATTTGAAGTATTAGAGAAAGTAGAAGCAGTTTTAGAAGAAGGTAATCCAGCCCGTATGTTAGATTTATCTGATAAAGAAAAAAAGTTAATTAAAGATTTAAATCTATTAACTTTAAAACCAGTCTTATATGCTGCTAATGTAGGAGAGGATGATATTACTAAAGATTCTATTCCATTAGTTGAAAAAATAGAGAACAAAGCAGCTCAAGAAGATGCTGAAGTAGTTACAGTTAGTGCTGGTGTAGAAGCTGAAATTGCTGAATTAGAAGGTGCAGAAAAGGAATTATTTTTGGAAGAATTAGGAATAGAGGAATCTGGTTTGGATAAATTAATTAAAGCAGGATATAAATTATTAGGTTTAATTACCTTTTTCACAGCAGGTGAGAAAGAAGTTAGAGCTTGGACAGTAAATAAAGGAGCCACCGCTCCAGAAGCCGCAGGAGTAATTCATTCTGATATGGAGCGAGGTTTTATTAGGGCAGAAGTTATTAGTTATGAAGAATTAGTAGCAGTAGGATCATTTGCTAGTGCAAGGAATGCTGGGACATTACGCTTAGAAGGAAAAGATTACATAATTAAAGATGGAGATGTTTGTTACTTCAAATTTAATGTTTAA
- a CDS encoding DUF951 domain-containing protein — MEFTVGEVVQFKKEHPCGNDKWEILRVGADVRVRCIGCGRMIMLPRKKFEKSVKQKVDKL, encoded by the coding sequence GTGGAATTTACTGTTGGTGAAGTGGTACAATTTAAGAAAGAACATCCGTGTGGTAATGATAAATGGGAGATTTTAAGAGTTGGAGCTGATGTTCGGGTACGATGTATTGGTTGTGGAAGAATGATTATGCTACCTCGCAAGAAATTTGAAAAGAGCGTTAAGCAAAAAGTTGATAAACTGTAA
- a CDS encoding mechanosensitive ion channel family protein, protein MEELVEWLARFFSPNLLIKIGLALLQLVGILITTKLLLRFGYFFLERLFKGKNKSDKYIRQRNKTLNSILKSALRYILYFIGGTMALEVLGVPTTSIIAGAGVVGVAVGFGAQSLVKDIITGFFILFEKQFVLGDYIKIAGQEGFVEEIGLRVTKIKDFDGIIHNIPNGSIKQVTNLTASARRVVVDVAIDYQQNIQEAITILDELCQEVKEEHTNIIKDGPTVLGVQELAASSVNLRITAMVDPFQIWEMERIIKQQVKEHFDEREIEIPYKHLTIVKKSEELV, encoded by the coding sequence ATGGAAGAGTTAGTAGAGTGGTTGGCCCGCTTTTTCTCTCCAAATCTATTAATAAAAATTGGACTAGCTTTATTACAATTAGTAGGGATTTTAATTACCACTAAGTTATTATTAAGATTTGGTTATTTCTTTTTAGAAAGACTTTTTAAAGGCAAGAATAAAAGTGATAAATACATTAGACAGCGTAATAAAACATTAAATAGCATTTTAAAGAGTGCTTTAAGGTATATTCTGTATTTTATTGGTGGTACTATGGCGCTCGAAGTTTTAGGAGTACCGACTACTTCAATTATAGCTGGTGCTGGAGTAGTTGGTGTGGCTGTTGGTTTTGGTGCTCAGAGTCTAGTTAAAGATATAATTACAGGCTTTTTTATCCTCTTTGAAAAACAGTTTGTGTTAGGAGATTATATCAAGATAGCTGGTCAAGAGGGCTTTGTAGAGGAGATTGGATTAAGGGTCACTAAAATAAAAGATTTTGATGGGATTATTCATAATATTCCTAATGGTAGTATTAAACAAGTGACTAACTTGACTGCTAGTGCTAGAAGAGTTGTAGTAGATGTAGCAATTGATTATCAACAAAATATTCAAGAAGCAATTACTATCTTAGATGAGTTATGCCAAGAGGTAAAAGAAGAGCATACTAATATAATCAAAGACGGGCCAACTGTCTTAGGAGTTCAAGAGCTAGCAGCTTCAAGTGTTAACTTACGCATTACGGCTATGGTTGACCCTTTTCAAATTTGGGAAATGGAGCGAATTATAAAGCAGCAGGTTAAGGAGCATTTTGATGAAAGAGAAATTGAGATTCCCTATAAGCACTTAACAATTGTTAAGAAGAGTGAAGAATTAGTATGA
- the alr gene encoding alanine racemase, which translates to MVTSPSWVEVNLDAIQYNIQQVDKRLDSNTKIMAIVKANAYGHGAVEVAKEVLNGGVNYLGVATVNEGVKLRQANIKAPILILGTTFSQQVTDVVKYDLTPTVYTYQLAEQLSKKGQEVKIHLNLDTGMGRIGLRSDETIEKIKKIAKLSNVKIEGIFTHFAKADTDLDYTKKQLNEFKAVVNQLEKQGIKIPIKHTANSAAIVNYSASHYNLVRMGLVLYGLYPRPELADKIELKAALSWKARIAHLKEVPAGVSISYGGRYITSTTTKVATLPLGYHDGYSRKLSGVGDILYQGQRYPVIGRVCMDQLMVDMTGAQAAIGDVVTLLGSAGEEEISANELADKIGTINYEVISRIGPRVPRVFYKQGEIKEAKLWKS; encoded by the coding sequence ATGGTCACTAGCCCTAGTTGGGTAGAAGTCAATTTAGATGCAATTCAGTATAATATTCAGCAGGTTGATAAGCGGTTAGACTCTAATACTAAAATAATGGCTATTGTAAAGGCCAATGCCTATGGTCATGGAGCAGTTGAAGTAGCAAAAGAAGTATTAAATGGAGGGGTAAATTATTTAGGAGTAGCTACAGTTAACGAAGGTGTTAAATTACGCCAAGCAAATATAAAAGCTCCTATTCTAATTTTAGGTACTACATTTTCTCAACAAGTAACCGATGTAGTTAAGTATGATTTAACGCCAACAGTTTATACTTATCAGCTAGCTGAGCAATTATCTAAGAAGGGCCAAGAGGTTAAAATTCATTTAAACTTAGATACAGGAATGGGGCGGATTGGCTTAAGGTCAGATGAAACTATAGAAAAAATAAAAAAAATAGCTAAGCTATCCAATGTGAAAATTGAAGGAATCTTTACTCATTTTGCTAAGGCAGATACAGATTTAGATTATACTAAGAAACAGCTCAATGAGTTTAAGGCAGTTGTTAACCAATTAGAAAAGCAAGGGATTAAAATTCCTATTAAACATACTGCAAATAGTGCAGCGATAGTTAATTATTCTGCTAGTCATTATAATTTAGTAAGGATGGGGCTAGTATTATATGGATTGTATCCCAGGCCTGAGTTAGCAGATAAGATAGAACTAAAAGCAGCACTAAGTTGGAAAGCTAGGATTGCTCACCTTAAAGAAGTTCCTGCTGGGGTAAGTATTAGTTATGGTGGAAGATATATTACTTCTACTACTACTAAAGTAGCTACTTTACCGCTTGGTTATCATGATGGCTATTCTCGTAAGTTATCTGGGGTGGGTGATATTCTTTATCAGGGCCAACGTTACCCCGTTATTGGGCGGGTTTGTATGGATCAATTAATGGTAGATATGACAGGAGCTCAAGCAGCAATTGGTGATGTAGTTACTCTGTTAGGAAGTGCAGGAGAAGAAGAAATATCTGCTAATGAGTTAGCAGATAAAATAGGGACTATTAATTATGAAGTAATTAGTAGAATTGGCCCAAGAGTACCACGAGTATTCTATAAGCAGGGGGAAATTAAGGAGGCTAAGCTATGGAAGAGTTAG
- a CDS encoding YkvI family membrane protein, which produces MKLDRYLQITLTYIGAVIGAGFASGQEILQFFITYGTSGLSGIILAGLLFIILGSSIVLIGYDLELPDYQSLFYQLGGSFLGLLADIFLTLFLLGSLIVMLAGCKEIFNYFFTLEINLGLIITLIIIAIANYYGLNGIMKLNSLFTPILILISLVVVINLNNNFGLSLEQFSLSMPAIVSSFVYAGYNTVLGIVVLLPLTTKIKKQEMILGIFTGGIILGLIALLIGYNLYYFFDDIAGSEMPMLELVSKYKVEFHYIYGVVLWCAMITTASCNLYGLTERIKSIINLSRGKLVIIILAIILPVVNLSFSHLVELIYPWLGKISLSLVAGLMIVFFGKKVYKGSGDYGH; this is translated from the coding sequence ATGAAATTAGATCGATATTTACAAATAACACTAACATATATTGGAGCTGTTATTGGAGCTGGTTTTGCTTCAGGACAAGAGATATTACAGTTTTTTATTACATATGGTACCAGTGGTTTATCAGGGATTATTTTAGCTGGATTGCTATTTATAATATTAGGTAGTAGTATTGTGTTAATTGGATATGACTTAGAGCTACCTGATTACCAAAGTTTATTTTACCAATTAGGAGGTAGCTTTCTTGGTTTATTAGCCGATATATTCTTAACTTTATTTTTATTAGGGAGTTTAATTGTTATGTTAGCTGGTTGTAAAGAAATCTTTAATTATTTCTTTACCTTGGAGATAAATTTAGGTTTAATAATTACTCTAATTATTATAGCAATAGCTAATTATTATGGATTAAATGGAATAATGAAGTTAAATAGTTTATTTACACCAATTTTAATTTTAATTAGCTTAGTGGTAGTAATCAATTTAAATAATAATTTTGGGCTTAGCTTAGAGCAATTTTCTTTAAGCATGCCGGCGATAGTTTCTTCTTTTGTTTATGCAGGATATAATACAGTATTAGGGATAGTTGTTTTATTACCCTTGACTACTAAAATAAAGAAGCAGGAAATGATATTAGGAATTTTTACAGGAGGTATCATCTTAGGATTAATTGCTTTATTAATTGGTTATAATTTGTATTATTTTTTTGACGATATAGCTGGTAGTGAAATGCCAATGTTAGAGTTAGTAAGTAAGTATAAAGTTGAGTTTCATTATATTTATGGTGTAGTATTGTGGTGTGCTATGATTACCACAGCTAGTTGTAACTTATATGGTTTAACAGAGAGAATTAAGTCGATTATAAATTTAAGTAGAGGTAAATTGGTTATTATAATTTTAGCGATTATATTACCAGTTGTTAATCTTTCTTTTTCTCATTTAGTAGAATTGATCTATCCTTGGTTAGGAAAGATAAGCTTGAGTTTAGTAGCAGGACTAATGATTGTTTTTTTCGGAAAGAAAGTTTATAAAGGAAGTGGTGATTATGGTCACTAG
- the yyaC gene encoding spore protease YyaC codes for MKGNRQMYCQHCGMSLTEFKFIFADQPVCQQCYLSLQNTSSTTFDRQELLSRDRVHIDDPLAISNLKKIINRQLELKYHSSTQKLIVTCVGTDRSTGDALGPLVGSKLTNFRLNNKVDIFGTLEAPVHATNLEEKIEVIQRTYNNPFIIAIDAGLGKNKSVGSISVKHGPLRPGSGVNKDLPEIGNLHITGLVNVSGYMEYFVLQSTRLNIVFKMAKIISYALAKSLR; via the coding sequence TTGAAAGGAAATAGGCAAATGTATTGTCAACATTGTGGTATGTCTCTAACTGAATTTAAATTTATCTTTGCAGACCAACCTGTCTGTCAACAATGTTACCTTAGTCTCCAAAATACATCTTCTACAACATTTGATCGCCAGGAATTATTATCTCGAGATCGAGTACATATTGATGATCCCTTAGCAATTTCCAATCTAAAGAAGATTATTAATAGGCAATTAGAACTAAAATATCATTCTTCCACCCAAAAACTAATCGTAACCTGTGTGGGAACTGATCGCTCTACTGGAGATGCTCTTGGCCCGTTAGTAGGATCAAAACTAACAAATTTTCGCTTAAATAATAAAGTTGATATCTTCGGAACTCTAGAAGCTCCAGTTCACGCTACTAATTTGGAAGAAAAAATAGAGGTAATCCAGCGAACGTATAATAATCCTTTTATTATTGCCATTGACGCTGGATTAGGAAAGAATAAAAGTGTTGGTTCAATTAGCGTTAAACACGGTCCTTTACGCCCTGGTTCAGGAGTTAACAAAGATTTACCTGAAATAGGAAATCTACATATTACTGGTTTAGTTAATGTATCAGGATATATGGAATACTTTGTCTTACAAAGCACAAGATTAAATATAGTATTTAAAATGGCTAAAATAATCTCCTATGCTTTAGCTAAAAGCTTAAGATAG
- a CDS encoding GNAT family N-acetyltransferase has translation MKVKVINSEGDLDRALNLRKEVFVAEQGVPLDLEVDGNDQEAIHFIVENNGQLIGTCRLMKSNSQVAKLERMAIKSKYRKQGVGSKLITEVIDFAQSNNFKKLILHSQLQAKEFYLKHDFEIASNQVIKEAGIDHFKMKMEL, from the coding sequence ATGAAAGTTAAGGTTATTAACTCAGAAGGGGATTTAGATAGAGCCTTAAATTTAAGAAAAGAGGTTTTTGTTGCAGAACAAGGAGTACCATTAGATTTAGAAGTTGATGGTAATGATCAAGAAGCAATTCATTTTATAGTAGAGAATAATGGTCAATTAATTGGTACTTGTCGACTAATGAAATCAAACTCACAAGTTGCTAAATTGGAGAGAATGGCTATTAAATCTAAGTATCGTAAACAAGGCGTAGGTAGTAAATTAATAACAGAAGTTATAGATTTTGCTCAAAGTAATAATTTTAAAAAACTAATATTACATTCTCAGCTCCAGGCTAAGGAATTTTATTTAAAACATGATTTTGAAATTGCTTCTAATCAGGTAATTAAAGAAGCTGGAATTGACCATTTTAAAATGAAAATGGAATTATAG
- a CDS encoding bactofilin family protein: MFNKNNDDKNNVGTVISQGTAIEGEIAVSESIRIDGQLYGKLIAEGDVFIGKEGNLEADITGNNVVIAGTVKGNIKAEDKLEIISTGKLSGDISISNLVIHDGGVFEGSSTANLAQSNLNATEESYEEDTSLEDEEDES; the protein is encoded by the coding sequence ATGTTTAATAAAAATAATGATGACAAGAATAATGTAGGGACTGTTATTAGTCAAGGGACTGCTATTGAAGGAGAGATAGCAGTATCAGAGTCAATTAGGATTGATGGTCAATTATACGGGAAATTAATTGCAGAAGGTGATGTGTTTATTGGGAAAGAAGGTAATTTAGAAGCTGATATTACCGGTAATAATGTAGTAATTGCTGGTACAGTAAAGGGGAATATTAAAGCAGAAGATAAATTAGAAATTATAAGTACAGGAAAATTAAGTGGAGATATTAGCATTTCCAATTTAGTTATTCACGATGGAGGTGTTTTTGAAGGAAGTAGTACAGCTAACTTGGCACAATCTAACCTTAATGCAACTGAAGAAAGTTATGAAGAGGATACTTCATTAGAGGATGAAGAAGATGAAAGTTAA